Genomic window (Aquimarina sp. BL5):
GGAAGCCTTTGACGGGACATATCCGGGTTATGGATCTTCTTATCCTGATTTACAGGGCGCATTGGCTTTATTATTTGAACAAGCCAGTTCTAGAGGGCATTTGCAGGATACAGATTATGGAACTATTTCATTTCCTTTTACAATTAGAAATCAGTACGTTTCAAGCATAGCTACCATAAAAGCTGCGGTAGAGAATAAAGGGACACTCCGTAAGTATCAACAAAACTTTTTTAAATCTGCAATAAATAACGAAGCAAAGAGTACTATTGCAGGATACGAGTTTGGAGATGCTTATGACCAAAATAGAAATAAAGCTTTTATTGATAAATTATTACTTCATAAAATTAAAGTATATAAAAAAGGAGACCGATATGTGGTACCGGTAAAACAACCTCAAAAACGAATGGTACAGACCATTTTCGAAACCTATAATAAATATCGAGATAGTGTATTTTATGATGCTTCGGCTTGGAGTGTTGCCAATTTTTATAATTTGAAATATAAAGGATTGAAATCTATAAACTTAGGAGAAGAAGTCAGTTCTACCGAGGGAATAGCTACTATTACAAAGGTTTCAAAATCCAATTATGCGTATATCTTAGATTGGGATGATTATAACGCCCCAGCTGCATTATATCATATGCAATCTAAAGGACTATTGGTTGCTTCGGCCTTTAAACCATTTAGTATCATAACCTCCAATGGAAATAAAAGCTTTAACTACGGAAGCGTTTTGATTCCAGTAAGCAAGCAGAAAAAAAATAGTGATGAAGTATTTACAATAGTCAAGGAAGTACAAGAAAAATTTAATGTCCCCATTTTTAGTACAAATACCGGATTTAGTACATCAGGAATTGACTTAGGAAGTGGTAATTTTAGAAAACTGGATACTCCCAAAGCACTTTTATTGATTGGTGATGGAGTAAATTCTTATGAAGCAGGAGAGGTATGGCATTTATTGGATACTCGAGTTCATATGCCAATAACCAAGTTAAGAATGAATATGTTTAATAGAACTCCTTTAGAAGAATATAATACCTTAGTTATGGTGTCTGGAAGATACCAACAACTAGATTCTCTTCAACAGAAAAAAATAAAAGAATGGGTGTCTTATGGAAATACATTGGTTACTATTGCGAATGCCTCGAAATGGATCATTGATAACAAAATGGTGAAAGAGAAGTTAACCAAAAAAGAAAAGGACACGACAAAGAATGAAGTTGTAAAACGATTACCATATGTGGATGCAGGCGAAAATATCGGGCGAGAACGAGTTGGAGGTGCAATTTTCGAAGTAGATTTGGATATTACACACCCTTTAGGTTTTGGATATCGATATAATTCATTACCGGTTTATAAAAACAATGAAGTATTTATTGCTCCTAGTAAGAACCCATATGCTACCGTGGCAAAATACACAGAAGATGCGCATATTGATGGATATGTATCTAGTGATAATTATGAGAATTATTTAAAACCATCAGCCTCACTGTTAGTGAGTGCTATAGGAAGTGGTAGGGTAATTCTCTTTGCGGATAACCCTAATTTTAGAGGTTCGTGGTACGGAACTAACCGGCTATTTCTGAATGCATTATTTTTAGGAAAACACATATATGTTCCTAGAGTGAGAGAGTAATTCTAATTTGTAAAATTAGAAATAAAGAAAAAACCCTTGTTATACTTTTGAGATAACAAGGGTTTTAATAATAAAGGTTGGTTATTTAGCCGATTAAATTATTTTCTATTAAGTATTCTCCAATCTGTACAGCGTTAGTAGCTGCTCCTTTACGAAGATTATCTGATACGATCCACATATTAAGAGCATTCTCTGTGGAGTGATCTCTTCTGATTCTGCCTACAAAAACATCATTTTTTCCTTCTGCATAGATAGGCATAGGATAGGTGTTGGTATCTGGATTATCCTGTACGGTAACTCCAGAAGTATTATTTAACAACTGACGAATTTCGTTTTCCTGAAATTCATTGTCAAATTCGAGGTTTACACTCTCACTATGCCCTCCAACAACCGGAATTCTAATGGCTGTAGCGGTAACAGCGATAGTGCGATCATCAAGGATTTTCTGAGTCTCATTAACCAACTTCATTTCTTCTTTAGTATATCCATTTTCTTGGAATGCATCACAATGTGGTATAGCATTACGATGGATTGGATATGGATATGCCATTTCACCCTTCTCACCTGCGTATTCATTCTCCAACTGTTGTACGGCTTTTACTCCTGTACCAGTAATAGATTGGTATGTAGAAATAACTGCACGTCTGATTCCATATTTTTTATGCAAAGGGCCTAATGCCATCACTAATTGTATCGTTGAACAATTAGGATTAGCAATAATCTTATCTTCTTTGGTTAGCTCTTTAGCATTAATTTCTGGCACCACCAACTTCTTGGTAGGATCCATTCTCCAAGCCGAAGAATTATCAATTACCGTAATTCCAGCATCAGCAAATTTAGGAGCCCATTCCTGAGAGGTACTTCCTCCCGCAGAAAACAATGCTACATCAGGTTTCATATCTATAGCAGTGGCTAATCCAACTACTGTGAATTCTTGATTTTTGTATGATATTTTTTTACCAACAGATCTTTCTGAGGCTACAGGAATTAATTCCGTTACCGGAAAATTACGTTCTTCTAATACTTTTAACATTACTGTGCCCACTAATCCAGTGGCACCTACAACAGCTACTTTCATCTGCTTTATTTATTATTGACTTCTTAATGACACAAAAATCGGTCTTTGTTTTTAAATTCCAGCAAATGTGCTAATTATTTCTATAAGAATAATGATTTTTTGAGAAATCATATTAATTTAAACATTTTGTTATTTATTTAACACTCTGTAAAAAAGAACCGCTCTGTTTATAGAGCGGTTTAGTTAGAATATGTAGTATAGCGGTAGCTATAGATAATTCATTTTAGTATAGTTAGATTTTACTTTTTAAGTAAATCTCTAATTTCAGCTAATAACTCTTCTTGAGTTGGACCAGCTGGTTCAGCAGGAGCTTCCTCAACAGGCTTCTTAGTTTTGTTATATGCTTTTACAATCATAAACATTACGAATCCAACGATAATTAAATTAATAATGGTGTTAATCCAAGCTCCATAAGTAATTGCATTTTCAGCTGTTGTTATCGCTCCTGTAGCATCTACAACTGCTTCTTGAAGAATAATTTTTTTACTACTAAAATCCATTCCACCCGAGAAATAACCTACAACAGGCATTACAATATTGGATACAAACCCTTTGACAACGCCTCCAATTGCAGTTGCCATAATTACAGCAACAGCAAATTCAACGACATTACCAGTCATAATAAACTCTTTAAATTCTTTAAGCATGATATATTTTATTTAGTTAGTGATTATATTACCAAAATACGTAAAAAAACAATGAAGAGTGAAAAGAATGTTAAAAAATACAGGCGTAGAATTCGATGAAATTCAATTATTATCGATGATGACACGTTTTACTCTTGGAGAAATTGCTGTAAGAAGTTCATAAGAAATAGTACCTGCATCTTCAGCGATTATCGCCGCAGAAGAAGTGTTGTCAAAAATAATTACCTCATCTCCTTCATTACACTCAATATCTGTGATGTCTATCATAATCATATCCATACACACATTACCAATGATATAAGCTTTTTTACCGTGTACTGTAACAAAGCCTTTTTTATTTCCGTACTGCCTTCCGATACCGTCAGCATGTCCGATTGGTATGGTTGCTGTTTTAATAAAACCCTCTGCCTTAAAAGCTCTGTTGTATCCCAAAGTTTCTCCAGGTTCTAACATATGGATCTGAGAGATAATAGATTTTAAAGATGCTACAGGTTTTAATGCATTATCATAAATTGCCTCATTACCATATCCATATAAGCCTATTCCTGTGCGCACCATATCAAAATGTGCTTCGGGGTAGTTTAGCACTCCCGAAGTGTTGGATTGGTGAAGGATTGGTGTATAACCTAATGCTGCAATCATTACTGAAGCAGTTTTCTTAAATGAATTGATCTGGTTTATGGTAAATTCTTTTTCGTTGTGATCTTCACTTGCCGCAAGATGAGAGAATAGAGATTGTATTTTGATTGTGTTAGTTTTCTTTAAATGATCTATGATGTATTCCACATCATCCTCCCAAAAACCTATTCGGTTTAATCCAGTATTAAATTTAATATGAACAGGATATTCCTTTTGTTTTTCAACCTCAGCTACGGCTATAAATTCTCTTAAAACCCTTGAACTATAAAGACTAGGTTCTAGTTGATAATGTATTAATACCGAAAAATTTATGGGTTGAGGATGTAGCACTAGTATCGGGGTTGTGATTCCTGCTTCTCGTAACGCAATTCCTTCAGAAACGTAAGCGACAGCAAAATAATCCGCTCCTATTTTTTCCAGGTGCTTAGCCATAACCACAGCATCACTTCCATATCCTGCAGCTTTTACTACAGCTAATAGTTTAACATCTGGTTTAAGCTTACTTCTTAAATAATTATAATTATGAGTAAGGTGAGCCAAGTTAATTTCTAGAATGGTTTCTTTTACACTACTCATTAGATTTTTCAGAATTTTTAGATAATTCTTTAGGATCAGTGACCTCTATTTCTTTTACATGTTCTTTTAGTGAAGCTTTATAATAAGCGGCGCGACTTAGGGGTTCATATTCATCGGTTTCTCCGAGTAATACTAAATCGTCTTTTTTTGATTTTCGAAAACTAAACTGGGCAAGATTACCAGTTCGGGTACAAACCGCATGAACTTTGGTAACATATTCTGCAGTAGCCATAAGTGCCGGCATGGGTCCAAAAGGATTTCCTTTAAAATCCATATCTAATCCTGCAACGATTACACGAATACCTTTATTAGCCAAATCATTGCAAACACTTACAATTTCATCATCAAAAAATTGTGCCTCGTCAATGCCTACCACATCACAGGTATCTGCTAGAATTCTAATATTAGCGGCTGCTGGAACCGGAGTAGAACGAATTTCATTCGCATCGTGAGAAACAACCATTTCGTCATCATAGCGCACGTCGATGGCTGGTTTAAAAATTTCAACTTTCTGTTTGGCAAACTGTGCGCGTTTCAGTCTGCGGATCAATTCTTCGGTCTTACCCGAAAACATCGAACCACAGATAACTTCTATCCACCCAAATTGCTCTTTATGATTTACCGTATTTTCGAGAAACATTTTGTATTTTTCAGCGTCAATTAAAAGAAACCCTACTCCTTTAATACCAAATGAAATTTAAGACCATAGATGAAACAATCTTACATTTCAATTTATTATTTGGTATTGCTCTAAAGATGAGGTAAATTTATTAAAAAACAAAAAGCATAGCCCAAACGAACAAGAAAGTTATGAAGAAGAAATTGGAAGCAGAACTAATAAGCATTGCTCATAGGATATTACAACTTAAGGATAGATCTACCTTACCACAATTACAGGAAGAGGCCAGACAACTATATGAGAAAATAAGTATTCTAAATTTTGCAGAATCTCATTTCGCAGATATCCAACCAACAATAGGGCAGATTAAAGATGTTTTAGAAGAAGGTGATACAGAGATACGAGAAGAAACTATAAATAAGATAAAACCAAAACCTATTATAAATCTTGAGGAGGAAACTGAAGTAGAGGAGGTTTCAGAAACTATGTTTAATCTAGGAAACAGAACCATTGAACCGCCAATAGAGGAATTTGAAGAACAAAAACCTGAAATCATTATTGAAAAAATTAATGAGAAAGTGACTGAAGATCTTTTTGTACCTGTTCCAAAATTTACTGAAGAAAATGTTTCTCTATCCGAGCCTGCATATGAAAAAAATGATAAAGAAGAGATAGGATCAGTTCCGCAGAGCATGCCTATTTTAGATAAAGTCAATGATATAGATGAAAAGCCAAAATCACTTAATGACCAATTAAAAAAGGGTATAAATATTGGGCTTAATGATCGCTTGGCTTTTATAAAACACTTGTTTGATGGAAG
Coding sequences:
- a CDS encoding aspartate-semialdehyde dehydrogenase, producing the protein MKVAVVGATGLVGTVMLKVLEERNFPVTELIPVASERSVGKKISYKNQEFTVVGLATAIDMKPDVALFSAGGSTSQEWAPKFADAGITVIDNSSAWRMDPTKKLVVPEINAKELTKEDKIIANPNCSTIQLVMALGPLHKKYGIRRAVISTYQSITGTGVKAVQQLENEYAGEKGEMAYPYPIHRNAIPHCDAFQENGYTKEEMKLVNETQKILDDRTIAVTATAIRIPVVGGHSESVNLEFDNEFQENEIRQLLNNTSGVTVQDNPDTNTYPMPIYAEGKNDVFVGRIRRDHSTENALNMWIVSDNLRKGAATNAVQIGEYLIENNLIG
- a CDS encoding thymidine kinase; protein product: MFLENTVNHKEQFGWIEVICGSMFSGKTEELIRRLKRAQFAKQKVEIFKPAIDVRYDDEMVVSHDANEIRSTPVPAAANIRILADTCDVVGIDEAQFFDDEIVSVCNDLANKGIRVIVAGLDMDFKGNPFGPMPALMATAEYVTKVHAVCTRTGNLAQFSFRKSKKDDLVLLGETDEYEPLSRAAYYKASLKEHVKEIEVTDPKELSKNSEKSNE
- a CDS encoding M14 family zinc carboxypeptidase, producing MRFTHFLTLTFFISLLCIAPVIGQDYFLKDKAPFSSEIPTPKEFLGYPIGEQHTRHDQIVEYLTKLAELSERASIKSYGKTHENRKLVILTVSMPDNLNNLPKLKEQHLAFTKTSITPTNYNDVPIFVQLGYNVHGNEPSSSEAAMLTAYTLVASNSSEIKTYLDNAVVFIDPTINPDGRERHTQWANQFKGNPLVSDRYDAEHNEGWPRGRTNHYWFDLNRDWLLGINPESRGKLTWYHEWYPNVVTDFHEMGTNSTYFFEPMKPIGSHDPIMPKENYEDLNNLFAPYFSNALDNIGSFYFTKEAFDGTYPGYGSSYPDLQGALALLFEQASSRGHLQDTDYGTISFPFTIRNQYVSSIATIKAAVENKGTLRKYQQNFFKSAINNEAKSTIAGYEFGDAYDQNRNKAFIDKLLLHKIKVYKKGDRYVVPVKQPQKRMVQTIFETYNKYRDSVFYDASAWSVANFYNLKYKGLKSINLGEEVSSTEGIATITKVSKSNYAYILDWDDYNAPAALYHMQSKGLLVASAFKPFSIITSNGNKSFNYGSVLIPVSKQKKNSDEVFTIVKEVQEKFNVPIFSTNTGFSTSGIDLGSGNFRKLDTPKALLLIGDGVNSYEAGEVWHLLDTRVHMPITKLRMNMFNRTPLEEYNTLVMVSGRYQQLDSLQQKKIKEWVSYGNTLVTIANASKWIIDNKMVKEKLTKKEKDTTKNEVVKRLPYVDAGENIGRERVGGAIFEVDLDITHPLGFGYRYNSLPVYKNNEVFIAPSKNPYATVAKYTEDAHIDGYVSSDNYENYLKPSASLLVSAIGSGRVILFADNPNFRGSWYGTNRLFLNALFLGKHIYVPRVRE
- the mscL gene encoding large conductance mechanosensitive channel protein MscL, which produces MLKEFKEFIMTGNVVEFAVAVIMATAIGGVVKGFVSNIVMPVVGYFSGGMDFSSKKIILQEAVVDATGAITTAENAITYGAWINTIINLIIVGFVMFMIVKAYNKTKKPVEEAPAEPAGPTQEELLAEIRDLLKK
- the alr gene encoding alanine racemase codes for the protein MSSVKETILEINLAHLTHNYNYLRSKLKPDVKLLAVVKAAGYGSDAVVMAKHLEKIGADYFAVAYVSEGIALREAGITTPILVLHPQPINFSVLIHYQLEPSLYSSRVLREFIAVAEVEKQKEYPVHIKFNTGLNRIGFWEDDVEYIIDHLKKTNTIKIQSLFSHLAASEDHNEKEFTINQINSFKKTASVMIAALGYTPILHQSNTSGVLNYPEAHFDMVRTGIGLYGYGNEAIYDNALKPVASLKSIISQIHMLEPGETLGYNRAFKAEGFIKTATIPIGHADGIGRQYGNKKGFVTVHGKKAYIIGNVCMDMIMIDITDIECNEGDEVIIFDNTSSAAIIAEDAGTISYELLTAISPRVKRVIIDNN